The following are from one region of the Alphaproteobacteria bacterium genome:
- a CDS encoding DUF1513 domain-containing protein yields MAASAVFLAAGNNVAYAKAGQPIRYCVTSPYMDDLSPTPLPMNNGLAAGESIQAIPFAQIPESDYKTQRTLLTVADEDGKRIRRVFVPGSLHNAMFSGTTILCLTRGNPGYFYALDTETLQPASVVFPESGTLFGGHMIPWMNDGQVAITVNIQREGAYDRVDVYDATTLKKIEQINSYGFQAHELALTPDKKTLYVGHYGSNYSSGPYKHLAQQNEIRLRAPDGQAKPMTFYPGSVSAISLDNKTLIDRQSSDRNGPQGHLAPSSTGQVFLTRLPPFLMRRGDEMQNPVYAEGTENKICTTEMFSQHRLRGTGTTVVVDDTHQQFILANTRESAMSYGALSTPQEMKKSAPTAFNAYKKPQGLAFHPDGIHYIASCTNGFMTFKRSTHEFVPERSFTVALGEHSHMCLG; encoded by the coding sequence ATGGCTGCAAGCGCTGTGTTTCTTGCCGCCGGCAATAATGTTGCATACGCGAAGGCAGGGCAACCCATCCGGTATTGTGTGACATCGCCTTACATGGATGATTTGTCGCCAACGCCCCTTCCCATGAATAATGGATTGGCTGCCGGAGAATCAATTCAAGCCATTCCCTTCGCGCAAATCCCGGAAAGTGACTATAAAACCCAACGCACACTGCTTACCGTTGCCGATGAAGACGGTAAACGCATTCGCCGCGTTTTTGTGCCCGGGTCACTGCACAATGCAATGTTTAGCGGCACAACTATTTTATGTCTGACGCGCGGCAATCCCGGATATTTTTATGCGCTGGACACAGAAACATTACAACCTGCCAGTGTTGTATTCCCTGAAAGCGGCACATTATTCGGCGGGCACATGATCCCGTGGATGAATGACGGACAAGTTGCCATCACTGTCAACATCCAGCGCGAAGGTGCATATGACCGCGTGGATGTATATGATGCAACCACATTGAAGAAGATCGAACAGATCAATTCATACGGGTTTCAGGCGCATGAATTGGCCCTGACCCCTGATAAAAAGACGTTATATGTCGGGCATTATGGCTCGAACTATTCTTCCGGTCCGTATAAGCATCTGGCGCAGCAAAACGAGATAAGGCTACGTGCACCCGATGGTCAGGCAAAGCCCATGACGTTTTATCCTGGCAGTGTCAGCGCCATCAGCTTGGACAACAAAACATTGATCGACCGCCAAAGCAGTGACCGCAACGGCCCGCAGGGGCACTTAGCACCATCATCAACGGGGCAGGTTTTTTTAACGCGCCTTCCGCCATTTCTGATGCGCAGAGGCGATGAAATGCAAAACCCTGTTTATGCGGAAGGCACGGAAAATAAGATATGTACAACGGAGATGTTCAGCCAGCATCGTCTTAGAGGAACAGGAACGACCGTGGTAGTGGATGATACACATCAACAATTCATCTTGGCCAATACACGTGAGAGCGCGATGTCATACGGGGCATTGAGCACACCGCAAGAGATGAAGAAGTCCGCACCCACTGCATTCAATGCGTATAAAAAGCCGCAAGGATTGGCATTCCACCCCGATGGGATCCATTATATCGCATCATGCACCAACGGGTTCATGACATTCAAACGCAGCACACACGAATTTGTGCCGGAGCGTTCATTCACCGTGGCTCTTGGCGAACATAGCCATATGTGTCTGGGTTAA
- a CDS encoding long-chain fatty acid--CoA ligase, producing the protein MTYPAGVNWNAPLPEYPAHEMLIKASARFPRRIALDFFDKVTTYAQLESQVEHAAKGLQELGVKKGTRVGLLLPNTPYSVIFYYAILMAGGVVVNLNPLYAARELEHLIADSEMEIAITLDLKITYEKIGKMVGKTALKRLVVCKLSDALPPVKGFLFGLLKKGECSFIPRDNYHVTYDALMNNDGMPQAVAIDAHNDVAVLQYTGGTTGIPKAAMLTHGNLTVNAQQSRLWFTMAKEGEEVLLGVLPFFHVFAMTVAMNLGILIGATIVVVPRFELKQVVHLIHRKKPTLFPAVPTIYAAISNFRRLGDYDISSVKYCISGGAGLPIDIKRAFEAVTGCVVAEGYGLTESSPVATCNPLEGINKAGSIGLPLPGTRIEIVSLEDKKTVLPMGERGEVCILGPQVMKAYWKNEAETADTLIPTDKGMRLHTGDVGYIDEDGYIFIVDRIKDMILCGGYNVYPRNVEEAIYLHASVAECVVAGLPDPYRGQTVKAYIALKPGTSLTRDELMAFLSDKLSPIEMPKLIEFRDSLPKTMIGKLSRKALLDEEKQKKTG; encoded by the coding sequence ATGACTTATCCTGCCGGCGTCAACTGGAACGCCCCGTTACCCGAATATCCCGCCCATGAAATGCTGATCAAGGCATCGGCACGTTTTCCGCGCCGCATCGCGCTGGATTTTTTTGATAAAGTCACGACCTATGCACAACTTGAAAGTCAGGTGGAGCATGCCGCCAAAGGCTTGCAGGAACTGGGTGTGAAAAAAGGAACGCGCGTCGGGTTGCTGCTTCCGAATACGCCATACTCGGTGATTTTCTATTATGCGATTTTAATGGCGGGCGGGGTAGTTGTGAATCTCAATCCGCTTTATGCTGCGCGTGAACTTGAACATTTGATTGCAGATAGCGAAATGGAAATTGCCATTACGCTGGATTTAAAAATTACCTATGAAAAAATTGGCAAGATGGTTGGCAAGACTGCGTTAAAGCGCCTCGTCGTGTGCAAGCTATCCGATGCCTTGCCGCCGGTGAAAGGTTTTCTATTTGGTCTTTTGAAGAAAGGCGAATGCTCCTTCATTCCGCGTGATAATTATCATGTGACCTATGACGCGCTCATGAATAATGACGGAATGCCGCAAGCGGTCGCAATTGACGCGCATAATGATGTCGCGGTGCTGCAATATACGGGCGGAACCACGGGTATCCCAAAGGCCGCGATGCTAACACACGGTAATCTTACCGTGAATGCGCAGCAATCACGCCTGTGGTTCACCATGGCCAAGGAGGGGGAGGAAGTTTTACTAGGCGTGCTGCCATTCTTCCATGTCTTTGCCATGACGGTTGCAATGAATTTGGGAATTCTGATTGGCGCCACGATTGTCGTTGTGCCGCGTTTTGAATTAAAGCAGGTCGTCCATTTAATTCACCGCAAGAAACCCACATTGTTTCCTGCGGTACCCACCATTTATGCGGCGATCAGTAATTTCCGCCGCTTGGGCGATTATGATATTTCATCAGTCAAATATTGTATCTCCGGCGGCGCGGGGCTGCCGATTGACATCAAGCGCGCCTTTGAAGCCGTCACGGGATGTGTTGTGGCAGAAGGATACGGTCTGACCGAAAGCTCACCCGTTGCTACATGCAACCCGCTGGAAGGAATAAACAAGGCTGGTTCAATCGGTCTGCCATTACCCGGCACGCGTATTGAAATCGTTAGCCTTGAAGATAAAAAAACCGTATTGCCCATGGGGGAACGCGGCGAGGTTTGCATTCTTGGTCCGCAGGTTATGAAGGCTTATTGGAAGAATGAAGCTGAAACCGCAGATACGCTCATCCCCACAGATAAAGGCATGCGCCTTCACACCGGCGATGTGGGCTATATCGACGAAGATGGATATATTTTTATCGTTGATCGCATCAAGGATATGATTTTATGCGGCGGTTATAATGTGTATCCCCGCAATGTGGAGGAGGCGATTTATCTGCATGCATCGGTTGCCGAATGCGTTGTTGCAGGGTTGCCCGACCCTTACCGTGGTCAGACTGTAAAAGCATACATTGCCTTGAAACCCGGAACCAGCTTAACGCGTGATGAGTTGATGGCGTTTTTATC